One window of the Drosophila biarmipes strain raj3 unplaced genomic scaffold, RU_DBia_V1.1 ptg000013l, whole genome shotgun sequence genome contains the following:
- the LOC108035787 gene encoding protein RCC2 homolog, translating to MSAKRKAGGNGAGPNKRRPKKKESDYEDEFSDESDEDGVQQQAAGANQMEVLIPHDDLNPPSKLPDDLLATLEKTPGQMLLAGMVTWDLTGKRDRKNVTKVRPNLYSFHRFTGEKYRYVASGPSAAHTIVINMDRKALGFGRNPSGQLGLNQDIKLAEWPTLIPALDQLNIVQAAVGRHHTLFLTDTGTVYACGENKSGQCGVGNTHANIYSPTPINYRGPPIIRIGCGAEFSVILDIKGSLHTFGLPEYGQLGHNTDAKYFVNANKLSFHFETSPKKVVLYIEKSKEGHVTPVDGVQIVDFACGNNHTVAIDSKKRVYSWGFGGFGRLGHAEPKDEMVPRLMKFYDTQGRGGRSVYCGSTFSLIVNELGLLFLFGQNKKTGEANMYPKPVQDLSGWNITDIGCANTSIIISADDTLIAWGASPTFGELGIGEFQKSSTVPKEVPKLDNIKIPQVSMGYSHTVLLVDTSHEATKQKYEKIPEYTIDD from the exons ATGTCGGCCAAGCGCAAGGCTGGTGGCAATGGAGCTGGTCCTAACAAGCGGCGTCCAAAGAAGAAGGAGTCTGACTACGAGGACGAATTTAGCGACGAATCGGATGAGGACGGAGTGCAACAGCAGGCGGCGGGCGCTAACCAAATGGAGGTTCTAATTCCGCACGACGACCTCAACCCACCCAGCAAGCTGCCCGATGATTTACTGGCCACTTTGGAGAAGACCCCAGGACAGATGCTGCTTGCTGGCATGGTAACTTGGGACCTAACAGGCAAGCGAGACCGCAAAAACGTTACCAAGGTGCGCCCGAATCTATACAGCTTTCACAGATTCACTGGCGAGAAG TATCGTTATGTGGCCAGCGGACCGAGTGCCGCCCACACCATTGTCATTAACATGGATCGAAAGGCGCTCGGTTTTGGACGCAATCCCAGTGGTCAGCTGGGCCTAAACCAGGACATAAAGTTGGCGGAGTGGCCCACTCTTATTCCGGCCCTGGATCAGCTAAACATAGTGCAGGCAGCTGTTGGCCGGCACCATACTTTATTTCTCACTGACACTGGAACTGTATACGCCTGCGGCGAGAACAAGTCCGGACAGTGCGGTGTGGGCAATACTCACGCCAACATCTACTCACCCACACCGATTAACTACAGAGGACCGCCTATTATTCGAATCGGATGCGGAGCTGAATTCTCGGTCATTCTGGACATCAAGGGCAGCCTGCACACATTCGGGCTCCCGGAATACGGCCAACTGGGCCACAACACGGACGCCAAGTACTTTGTAAACGCCAACAAGTTATCATTCCACTTTGAGACATCACCCAAGAAGGTGGTTCTATACATAGAGAAGAGCAAGGAGGGTCATGTGACGCCAGTCGATGGTGTGCAGATAGTTGATTTTGCCTGCGGCAACAACCACACG GTGGCTATCGACTCTAAGAAACGCGTCTACAGCTGGGGTTTTGGTGGTTTTGGGCGTCTAGGACATGCAGAGCCTAAGGACGAGATGGTTCCGCGATTAATGAAGTTTTACGATACACAGGGTCGGGGTGGGCGCAGCGTCTACTGTGGGTCCACGTTTAGTCTAATAGTCAATGAGCTGGGCTTGCTCTTCCTGTTTGGCCAGAATAAGAAAACAGGCGAGGCCAATATGTATCCAAAACCAGTTCAGGACTTGTCCGGCTGGAATATCACTGACATTGGTTGTGCCAACACATCGATTATAATTTCTGCCGACGACACACTCATTGCCTGGGGCGCATCGCCAACGTTTGGAGAGCTTGGCATCGGCGAATTTCAGAAGTCGTCGACGGTACCTAAGGAAGTGCCAAAGCTCGACAACATTAAAATACCTCAGGTTTCTATGGGTTACTCTCACACGGTTTTGCTGGTGGACACCAGTCACGAGGCCACAAAGCAAAAATACGAGAAGATACCCGAGTACACTATAGATGATTAA